Proteins encoded in a region of the Synechococcus sp. BIOS-U3-1 genome:
- a CDS encoding diflavin flavoprotein produces MVTASLNSTNSSAVIPRLSLQCEPIAADSTTIRSLDWERSRFDIEFGLRNGTTYNAFLVRGERTALIDTSHAKFRDTWVPLLKEQIDPKAIDHLIVSHTEPDHSGLIGDLIDLNPDIEIVGSKVAIQFLKDQVHRPFKSRAVKTGDELDLGTSAHSGVQHCFEFLSAPNLHWPDTIFSFDHGSGILYTCDAFGLHYCSEELFDTDPGAIAPDFRFYYDCLMGPNARSVLQALKRMDALPEINTVAVGHGPLLRQHLSHWLNDYREWSSQRSKGDSYAAVCYLSQYGFSDRLSQAIAHGIGKADAQVQLVDLRATDPQELTALVGEAKAVVVPTWPAEPDGELQASIGTLLAALQPKQLVGVYDAFGGNDEPIDAIAEQLRNQGLKPAFEPLRIRQLPQGGDYQRCEESGTDLGQILTRKKSIEALRGIDANLDKALGRLTGGLYIVTASQGEGDARRSGAMVASWVAQASFRPPGLSVAVAKDRAIEALMQVGDSFVINVLRQDRYKPLMQHFLKRFPPGADRFEGVNVLHGAAEGGPVLTDALAYLSCRVEQRMEGPDHWIIYALVEQGNVADIDGRTAVHHRKTGNHY; encoded by the coding sequence ATGGTCACAGCAAGCCTGAACAGCACGAACTCCTCTGCTGTGATCCCTCGCCTCTCACTCCAGTGTGAGCCGATCGCCGCAGACAGCACCACCATCCGCTCCCTGGACTGGGAACGCAGCCGATTCGACATTGAATTCGGTCTGCGCAACGGCACCACCTACAACGCATTTCTGGTGCGAGGCGAACGCACCGCCTTGATCGATACCAGCCACGCCAAGTTCCGCGACACCTGGGTGCCACTGCTCAAAGAACAGATCGATCCGAAGGCGATCGACCATCTGATCGTGAGTCACACCGAACCAGACCACTCAGGCCTGATCGGCGATCTGATTGACCTCAATCCCGACATCGAGATCGTGGGTTCGAAGGTGGCGATCCAGTTCCTCAAAGATCAGGTGCATCGCCCGTTCAAGTCGCGAGCGGTGAAAACCGGCGACGAACTAGATCTCGGCACCAGTGCTCACAGCGGCGTGCAGCATTGCTTCGAGTTTCTGAGTGCCCCGAACCTGCACTGGCCCGACACGATCTTCTCGTTCGATCACGGCAGCGGCATCCTTTACACCTGTGATGCCTTCGGACTGCATTACTGCTCCGAGGAGTTGTTCGATACGGACCCCGGTGCGATCGCACCGGACTTCCGCTTCTATTACGACTGCCTGATGGGCCCCAATGCCCGCAGTGTTCTGCAGGCACTGAAGCGCATGGATGCACTACCGGAGATCAACACCGTCGCGGTGGGGCACGGCCCCCTGCTGCGCCAACACCTCAGCCACTGGCTGAACGACTACAGGGAATGGAGCAGCCAACGCAGCAAGGGCGACAGCTATGCAGCCGTTTGCTACCTCAGCCAGTACGGCTTTTCGGACCGCCTCAGTCAGGCCATCGCTCACGGCATCGGTAAAGCCGATGCGCAGGTTCAGCTGGTGGATCTACGGGCTACCGACCCGCAGGAACTGACCGCACTGGTCGGCGAAGCCAAGGCTGTGGTGGTTCCCACCTGGCCGGCGGAACCGGATGGTGAACTGCAGGCCTCAATCGGCACCCTGCTGGCAGCCCTTCAGCCCAAGCAACTGGTTGGGGTCTACGACGCTTTCGGTGGCAATGACGAACCGATCGATGCCATAGCAGAGCAACTGCGCAATCAGGGTCTGAAACCGGCCTTTGAACCGCTGCGCATCCGCCAGCTGCCACAGGGCGGCGACTACCAGCGCTGCGAAGAATCGGGCACCGACCTTGGCCAGATCCTGACCAGGAAAAAATCCATCGAAGCGCTGCGCGGCATCGATGCCAACCTTGATAAGGCGCTGGGTCGCCTCACCGGAGGGTTGTACATCGTGACGGCGAGCCAGGGCGAAGGTGACGCCCGCCGCAGTGGCGCGATGGTGGCCAGCTGGGTCGCCCAGGCGAGTTTCCGCCCGCCTGGCCTCAGTGTTGCCGTCGCCAAGGATCGAGCGATTGAAGCCCTGATGCAGGTTGGCGACAGCTTTGTAATCAACGTGCTGCGGCAGGATCGCTACAAGCCCTTGATGCAGCATTTCCTCAAGCGTTTCCCCCCCGGCGCCGATCGGTTCGAAGGGGTGAACGTGCTGCATGGCGCCGCTGAAGGTGGTCCGGTGCTCACGGACGCGCTGGCCTACCTGAGCTGCCGGGTGGAACAGCGGATGGAAGGACCAGACCACTGGATCATCTACGCGCTGGTGGAGCAAGGAAACGTGGCAGACATCGACGGGCGAACCGCCGTTCATCACCGCAAAACGGGTAATCACTACTAA
- a CDS encoding SWIM zinc finger family protein translates to MTITPNSSGINTSLSDEGLGQQPWWVEQWMELINSYRFKKRLERAWTYAREGHVTSIRFEGRRVHARVQGTDEDPYKVKLWLDVLSDEDWGFVLEALTQKARWSAQLLAGIMPADIERAFAASGRRLFPFKLQEVRSECNCPDKANPCKHISAVYFLMGERFSEDPFVLFQLRGRTRTKLLENLAEHRLKALQVRAAQAKTQRKSRPSADSDGSNPDDTITPPHPAVLDPTLWWRYEANLDGDLVVITPAMEGDTGLDAAGDLPLAEEPRFPESRPRFLQHLRDQGQALAQRAMLEAMAAGG, encoded by the coding sequence ATGACCATCACCCCTAACAGCAGCGGCATCAACACCTCACTGAGTGACGAAGGGCTCGGGCAACAACCTTGGTGGGTTGAACAGTGGATGGAGCTGATCAACTCCTACCGCTTCAAAAAACGCCTTGAACGGGCCTGGACCTACGCCCGAGAAGGTCACGTAACGTCAATTCGCTTCGAAGGTCGACGGGTGCATGCCCGTGTTCAGGGAACCGATGAAGACCCTTACAAAGTGAAGCTCTGGCTGGATGTGCTGAGCGATGAGGACTGGGGCTTCGTACTGGAAGCTCTCACGCAAAAGGCCCGCTGGTCGGCACAGCTCCTGGCTGGAATCATGCCGGCGGACATCGAACGAGCCTTTGCAGCCAGTGGCCGCCGGCTGTTCCCCTTCAAGCTGCAGGAGGTGCGCAGTGAATGCAACTGTCCGGACAAGGCCAATCCCTGTAAGCACATCAGCGCGGTGTATTTCCTCATGGGAGAACGCTTCAGTGAAGACCCGTTCGTGCTGTTTCAGCTCAGGGGTCGCACACGAACGAAGCTGCTAGAAAACCTCGCAGAACATCGGCTCAAAGCTCTGCAGGTCAGGGCTGCACAAGCCAAGACTCAGCGCAAATCAAGGCCATCCGCGGATAGCGACGGGTCGAACCCCGACGACACCATCACACCGCCGCATCCAGCGGTTCTGGACCCCACGCTCTGGTGGCGTTATGAAGCCAACCTGGACGGAGATCTGGTGGTGATCACCCCAGCAATGGAAGGAGACACAGGCCTTGATGCGGCAGGCGATCTTCCCCTGGCTGAGGAGCCACGCTTCCCGGAATCAAGACCTCGCTTTCTGCAGCACCTGCGTGATCAAGGTCAGGCTCTTGCGCAGCGAGCCATGCTGGAAGCCATGGCGGCCGGTGGCTGA
- a CDS encoding TRAP transporter large permease, with translation MIEIEALGWVISFDPSAVLAPGMFLALIVALLSGFPVAFCLGGIGVIFALLGMLSGEIEPQFVTALPQRILGIMANFTLLAIPAFVFMGSMLEISGIAERLLEAMGRLLGRLRGGLALAVVLVGSLLAATTGVVAATVTTMGLISLPAMLRAGYDKTLATGVIVASGTLGQIIPPSIVLVVLGDQLGISVGDLFIGALLPGLLMSAVFAIYVLVISALKPELAPELKPELSGSSHPLQLVQSVLPPIALIMAVLGSIFFGIATPTEAGVIGAVGAMVLAGLNGGFSRQQLSNVCESTMRTTAMVMAILMGSTAFSLVFRGVGGDQLISELLLNLPGGRVGFLVFSMLIIFLLGFFIDFFEIAFIAVPLLLPAARQLLGPEALVWFGVMIGANLQTSFLTPPFGFALFYLRGVAPDEVSTGDIYRGALPFVGLQVAVLALIIAVPGLVDWLPRLAGALSPGPMT, from the coding sequence GTGATCGAGATCGAAGCTCTGGGCTGGGTAATCAGCTTTGACCCTTCAGCAGTGCTGGCTCCCGGGATGTTTTTGGCGCTGATCGTGGCGCTGCTGAGCGGATTTCCCGTCGCATTCTGTCTTGGTGGAATTGGGGTGATCTTCGCCCTGCTGGGCATGCTCAGCGGAGAGATCGAACCACAATTCGTCACTGCCCTGCCTCAGCGAATCCTGGGGATCATGGCCAACTTCACCCTGTTGGCCATCCCCGCTTTTGTCTTCATGGGTTCGATGCTGGAGATCTCCGGCATCGCCGAACGGCTGCTGGAAGCCATGGGTCGGCTGCTAGGGCGCCTGCGCGGTGGTCTAGCGCTAGCCGTAGTTCTGGTGGGTTCGCTGCTGGCGGCGACCACCGGCGTGGTGGCAGCGACCGTCACCACCATGGGGCTGATCTCCCTGCCGGCCATGCTGCGGGCGGGATACGACAAAACCCTCGCCACAGGGGTGATTGTGGCGTCAGGCACGCTCGGGCAGATCATCCCCCCCAGCATTGTTTTGGTGGTGCTGGGGGATCAGCTTGGAATTTCAGTCGGCGATCTCTTCATCGGAGCACTGCTGCCGGGCCTGCTGATGTCGGCCGTATTCGCCATCTACGTGCTGGTGATCAGTGCGCTCAAGCCGGAACTGGCCCCCGAACTCAAGCCCGAGCTCTCCGGCTCGAGTCATCCTCTGCAATTGGTGCAATCGGTGTTGCCACCGATCGCTCTGATCATGGCGGTGCTCGGGAGCATTTTCTTCGGCATTGCGACCCCCACTGAAGCGGGGGTGATCGGAGCGGTCGGCGCCATGGTGCTGGCAGGCCTCAATGGCGGCTTTAGCCGTCAACAACTCTCGAATGTCTGCGAGAGCACCATGCGGACTACCGCCATGGTGATGGCCATCCTGATGGGATCCACCGCCTTCAGCCTCGTGTTCCGAGGAGTAGGCGGCGATCAGCTGATTTCCGAACTGCTGCTCAACCTGCCGGGAGGGCGAGTTGGGTTCCTGGTGTTCAGCATGCTGATCATCTTCCTGCTGGGCTTCTTCATCGATTTCTTCGAAATCGCATTCATCGCAGTGCCGCTGTTGCTGCCCGCCGCTCGTCAGCTGCTGGGGCCCGAGGCTCTGGTTTGGTTTGGCGTGATGATCGGCGCCAATCTGCAGACCTCCTTCCTCACGCCGCCCTTCGGCTTTGCGCTGTTCTACCTACGCGGCGTAGCTCCCGATGAAGTGAGCACTGGGGATATTTATCGAGGCGCCCTGCCATTTGTCGGTCTGCAGGTTGCGGTCCTGGCCCTGATCATCGCGGTGCCGGGACTGGTGGACTGGTTACCCCGCCTGGCTGGAGCTCTCAGCCCGGGTCCGATGACCTGA
- a CDS encoding phytanoyl-CoA dioxygenase family protein, protein MVTKSIQAVCSEVLDCGYSIIEDFLDKKTIDQSQKALRWLNLGPRERIANIKDDLFYNISYSDYILEVAKLFFDEEAKPIQSLLFKYPTQQLIHQDTVHFSTYPNDMMLACWIALEDVCLENGTLEYIPYSHLLPTFSKYDFPTEHRDRGLKSKDLIKAAYCKYENNLQRTIKSLNLRPKYLSCKAGTAFIWHPRLWHGGSKPRNETLTRYSYVTHYEAAETPIYLKHFNGLPLLPRLENPKDLKSQKQLYRYGIFSFANRLAKILTLHI, encoded by the coding sequence ATGGTCACAAAAAGTATCCAAGCAGTATGCTCTGAAGTCTTAGATTGTGGATACTCAATCATTGAAGACTTTCTGGACAAAAAAACAATAGATCAGTCGCAAAAAGCTCTAAGATGGTTAAATCTAGGACCGAGAGAAAGGATTGCTAATATAAAAGATGACTTATTCTATAATATCTCGTACAGCGATTACATATTAGAAGTCGCAAAATTATTCTTCGATGAAGAAGCAAAGCCCATTCAAAGCCTACTATTTAAATATCCAACTCAACAATTAATACACCAGGATACGGTACATTTTTCGACATATCCAAACGACATGATGCTTGCATGCTGGATAGCACTTGAAGATGTATGCCTGGAAAATGGTACGCTTGAATACATTCCTTATTCCCATCTTCTCCCAACTTTTAGTAAGTATGATTTTCCTACGGAACATCGAGACCGTGGCCTAAAAAGCAAAGATCTTATCAAGGCTGCCTATTGCAAATACGAAAACAATCTCCAAAGAACAATAAAGAGTTTAAATCTGAGGCCAAAATATTTAAGCTGCAAAGCCGGCACCGCATTCATTTGGCATCCAAGACTTTGGCATGGTGGATCCAAACCGCGCAACGAAACACTCACTAGATATTCATATGTAACTCATTACGAGGCAGCAGAAACTCCTATTTATCTAAAACATTTCAATGGCCTACCTTTATTACCTCGCTTAGAAAATCCAAAAGATTTGAAAAGTCAAAAGCAACTCTATCGATACGGCATATTTTCATTCGCCAATAGATTAGCCAAAATTCTAACTTTACACATTTGA
- a CDS encoding TRAP transporter substrate-binding protein has product MQRRQLLRTSGQALAAAAGAGALSACTIRRAETGRSSGLPQVRWRMATSWPVSLDTIYGGAETICEQVKVMSGGGFTIEPFAAGEIVPGLEVLDAVQAGSVECGHTASYYYVGKNPAFAFGTAVPFGLTAQQQNAWLYQGGGNEAMDALFADFGAKSFPAGNTGGQLGGWFKRPVDNLASLKGLKMRIPGLGGKVMASLGVNVQVLPGGEIYLALERGAIDAAEFTGPYDDEKLGLPKAAKYYYPGWWEPGPSLTALVNRSAWDKLPEEYQAMFSTACYQANMGMLSKYEQRNSEALLRLRRQGIKLEAYSNDILEAAKEATGVLFADLAADDANFRDLLERWRLFQKETLNWNRINELPLATFNTSIEGAAG; this is encoded by the coding sequence ATGCAACGTCGGCAGCTGCTCCGGACCAGTGGGCAAGCGCTCGCCGCTGCAGCCGGAGCCGGAGCACTGAGCGCCTGCACGATTCGTCGTGCTGAAACTGGTCGCAGCAGTGGCCTTCCCCAGGTGCGCTGGCGGATGGCAACAAGCTGGCCGGTCTCGCTCGACACGATTTACGGAGGAGCCGAAACCATTTGCGAACAGGTGAAAGTGATGAGTGGCGGAGGCTTCACCATCGAACCGTTTGCCGCCGGTGAAATCGTTCCAGGGCTTGAAGTGCTGGATGCCGTTCAAGCCGGCTCCGTGGAATGCGGCCATACGGCCAGTTACTACTACGTGGGCAAGAATCCCGCGTTCGCCTTTGGCACTGCCGTGCCCTTCGGGCTCACGGCTCAGCAACAGAATGCCTGGCTTTATCAGGGGGGCGGAAATGAGGCGATGGATGCCTTGTTTGCTGATTTCGGCGCCAAAAGCTTCCCTGCCGGAAATACTGGCGGTCAACTCGGCGGCTGGTTTAAGCGACCTGTCGACAATCTGGCGTCCCTCAAGGGCCTGAAGATGCGCATCCCAGGGCTGGGAGGCAAGGTGATGGCCAGCCTGGGGGTGAACGTGCAGGTCTTGCCAGGCGGCGAGATCTATCTCGCACTGGAGCGGGGAGCCATTGACGCCGCGGAGTTCACAGGCCCCTATGACGACGAGAAACTCGGCCTGCCAAAAGCAGCGAAGTACTACTACCCAGGCTGGTGGGAACCCGGGCCCAGCCTGACCGCGTTAGTCAACCGCAGTGCCTGGGACAAACTGCCGGAGGAGTATCAGGCCATGTTCAGCACAGCCTGTTACCAGGCGAATATGGGCATGCTCAGCAAATACGAACAACGCAACAGCGAGGCGCTGCTGAGACTGCGGCGACAGGGAATCAAACTTGAGGCCTACAGCAACGACATCCTCGAAGCGGCCAAGGAAGCCACCGGCGTGTTGTTTGCAGATCTGGCGGCTGACGATGCCAACTTCAGGGACCTTCTGGAACGCTGGCGCCTCTTCCAGAAGGAAACCCTGAACTGGAATCGCATCAATGAACTGCCTCTGGCGACGTTCAACACCAGCATCGAGGGAGCTGCGGGATGA
- a CDS encoding diflavin flavoprotein produces the protein MFSTVAASSASADRQVISLPIDQGLVCLRGLSPQRLRFELEYALERGSTANSFLFEAGPDATGVQQPAVLVHPPGMAYSSVFVPALLEALPATDQPLLIVVGHVNPNRVALLQELAGIYPGLELIASNPGAKLLEELWNQRKPSTPGVEEEPPALPPFPPLQVIRREQTLELSHGRSLLLLPAPTPRWPGGLMAFEESLGLLMSDKFFSAHLCTNTWAEANRISTEEERRHFYDCLMAPMARKVDLLVERLEELSIRTIAPAHGPAIDASWRSLLNDYRRWGESHQQSSLNVALLFASAYGNTSAIADALARGVSRTGIRVTNLNCEFTPSEELVAAIQSADGILIGSPTLGGHAPTPVVSALGTLLAEGDRSKPVGVFGSFGWSGEAVDLLETKLRDGGFSFGFDPIRVKFSPDRAKVQELEEIGTRFARKLLQAEKRAQRRHAGSMSESRSDPAVLALGRVVGSLCILTTRKGELSGAMVASWVSQASFTPPGLTVAVAKDRAVEALLHKGDRFALNVLAEGRESGPMKQFLQPFKPGADRLSGLELDASPNEQPLLPEALAWLEGRVSQRMECGDHWLIYAEVEHGGLLDQEASTAVHHRRSGANY, from the coding sequence ATGTTTTCAACCGTCGCGGCCAGCTCGGCATCCGCTGACCGGCAGGTGATCAGCCTGCCGATCGACCAGGGTCTGGTCTGCCTGCGCGGACTAAGCCCTCAACGGCTGCGATTCGAGCTGGAATACGCGCTGGAGCGTGGCAGCACGGCCAACAGTTTCCTGTTCGAAGCCGGACCTGATGCAACGGGAGTTCAGCAACCCGCTGTTCTGGTACATCCACCGGGAATGGCCTACAGCAGCGTTTTTGTTCCTGCTCTGCTGGAAGCTCTGCCCGCCACGGATCAGCCCCTGCTGATTGTCGTGGGGCACGTGAATCCCAACCGTGTGGCCTTATTGCAGGAACTGGCCGGGATTTATCCAGGCCTTGAACTGATCGCATCCAATCCCGGTGCCAAGCTGCTGGAAGAACTCTGGAATCAACGCAAACCGTCAACCCCCGGTGTTGAAGAGGAACCACCAGCACTGCCCCCGTTCCCACCACTGCAAGTGATCCGCAGGGAGCAGACGCTGGAGTTGAGCCATGGGCGCAGCCTGCTGTTGCTACCGGCACCAACGCCCCGTTGGCCAGGCGGACTGATGGCTTTCGAAGAGAGCCTGGGACTGTTGATGAGCGACAAGTTCTTCAGTGCGCACCTCTGCACGAACACCTGGGCGGAAGCCAACCGAATCAGCACCGAAGAGGAGCGTCGACATTTTTACGACTGCCTGATGGCACCGATGGCCCGCAAGGTGGACCTGCTGGTGGAGCGTCTGGAAGAACTGAGCATCCGCACGATTGCACCGGCCCATGGTCCCGCCATCGATGCCAGCTGGCGCAGCCTGCTGAATGACTACCGCCGCTGGGGGGAAAGCCACCAGCAATCCAGCCTGAATGTGGCTCTGCTGTTCGCCAGCGCTTACGGCAACACCTCTGCGATTGCCGATGCCCTGGCACGGGGCGTGAGTCGCACCGGGATCCGAGTCACCAACCTCAACTGCGAGTTCACACCATCGGAGGAACTCGTTGCAGCGATCCAGTCTGCGGATGGAATTTTGATCGGCTCACCCACCCTCGGTGGACACGCTCCCACCCCAGTGGTCTCAGCTCTTGGAACTTTGTTGGCGGAGGGTGACCGCAGCAAGCCAGTGGGAGTGTTCGGCAGCTTTGGCTGGAGCGGTGAGGCCGTCGACCTACTGGAAACAAAGCTGCGCGATGGCGGCTTCAGCTTCGGGTTCGACCCAATCCGGGTCAAATTCAGCCCTGATCGGGCCAAGGTGCAGGAGCTAGAAGAAATCGGAACCCGTTTCGCCCGCAAACTGCTGCAGGCGGAGAAGCGCGCTCAACGCCGTCATGCCGGAAGCATGAGCGAAAGCCGGAGCGATCCAGCTGTGCTGGCCCTCGGTCGGGTGGTGGGATCCCTTTGCATCCTCACCACACGCAAGGGCGAACTCAGCGGTGCCATGGTGGCGAGCTGGGTCAGCCAGGCCAGCTTCACTCCCCCTGGACTGACGGTCGCCGTGGCTAAGGACCGCGCCGTGGAAGCCCTTCTGCACAAAGGCGATCGCTTTGCGCTGAACGTGCTGGCCGAGGGGCGCGAAAGCGGACCGATGAAACAGTTCCTACAACCGTTCAAACCTGGCGCCGACCGGCTCAGCGGACTGGAATTGGACGCCAGTCCCAATGAACAACCGCTGCTCCCCGAGGCGCTCGCATGGCTGGAGGGTCGAGTGAGCCAGCGGATGGAATGCGGAGATCACTGGTTGATCTATGCCGAGGTGGAGCACGGGGGGCTGTTGGACCAGGAAGCCTCGACGGCCGTCCACCACAGGCGGAGCGGCGCCAACTACTGA
- a CDS encoding NADPH-dependent FMN reductase — translation MSKANNPEVLVIAASNGENLKLAQRFVDQTHAQGSSADLLDLTTLELPLFTPRAQEQGMPNGVQPLQQQLMAAPRWVICAPEYNGSIPPVLTNAIAWLSVQGDDFRSLFNGRPIAMASFSGGGGMELLVSLRIQLTHLGAQVVGRQLLSNYSKAAKDDSIADLIQRLMQMKPLQL, via the coding sequence ATGAGCAAGGCGAACAATCCTGAGGTGCTGGTGATTGCTGCCAGCAACGGCGAGAACCTCAAACTGGCCCAACGCTTCGTGGACCAGACACACGCGCAGGGCAGCAGCGCTGATCTGCTCGACCTCACCACACTCGAGCTCCCCCTGTTCACACCGCGCGCGCAGGAACAAGGCATGCCGAATGGCGTGCAGCCCTTGCAGCAACAACTGATGGCAGCGCCCCGATGGGTGATCTGCGCACCTGAATACAACGGTTCGATTCCCCCGGTGCTGACCAATGCCATCGCCTGGCTGTCCGTTCAGGGAGATGACTTCCGATCTCTCTTCAACGGTCGGCCGATCGCCATGGCCAGCTTCTCCGGTGGCGGCGGCATGGAGCTGCTGGTGTCGCTTCGGATCCAGCTCACCCATCTCGGCGCCCAAGTTGTGGGGCGCCAACTGCTCAGCAATTACTCGAAAGCAGCGAAAGATGACAGCATTGCCGACCTCATCCAGCGCCTCATGCAAATGAAACCACTGCAGCTGTGA
- a CDS encoding TRAP transporter small permease subunit, with amino-acid sequence MSEPLSGVVRLFDRLNAAAAWLARWSVLLMLAIGIWNVVGRYLGSAVGINLSSNGLIEAQWYLFDLIFLLGLGWTLQKKGHVRVDVLQSRWSPRRRNRQELNSILLLLLPFAFGVMAISIAPALRSWSIAEMSPDPGGLPRTWVKSLIPLGFLLLGLQGIAEALRLRLSLSNPEATQAAVEQHQEGGPTL; translated from the coding sequence ATGAGCGAACCTCTCTCCGGCGTGGTGCGCCTGTTCGATCGCCTCAATGCCGCGGCCGCCTGGCTGGCGCGCTGGTCCGTGCTGCTGATGCTGGCGATCGGAATCTGGAATGTTGTGGGGCGCTATCTGGGTTCTGCTGTCGGGATCAATCTCAGCTCCAATGGGCTGATCGAAGCCCAGTGGTACCTCTTCGATCTGATCTTTCTGCTGGGCCTTGGCTGGACCCTGCAAAAAAAGGGTCATGTGCGTGTGGATGTGCTGCAGAGCCGCTGGTCACCACGCCGCCGCAACCGTCAGGAACTGAACAGCATCCTGCTGCTGTTGCTGCCCTTCGCCTTCGGGGTGATGGCGATCTCGATCGCACCGGCACTGCGTTCCTGGAGCATCGCCGAGATGTCGCCCGACCCTGGCGGGCTGCCACGGACCTGGGTGAAATCGCTCATTCCCCTTGGCTTTCTGTTGCTGGGGCTGCAGGGGATCGCCGAAGCACTACGGCTGCGGCTGTCGCTCAGCAACCCCGAAGCAACTCAAGCTGCCGTTGAGCAGCACCAGGAGGGAGGCCCCACGCTGTGA
- a CDS encoding MEKHLA domain-containing protein translates to MLSHQRAFRRPLLTSGDQATDLFSSAIAVLAHDNSRDPLLIYANATALRLWERSWQQMIGMPSRYTAEEGAREQRASALQRAQSEDAFEGYSGVRVSRTGQRFMINNARIWTLWDDKGRHCGQAAAFSNWYWL, encoded by the coding sequence ATGCTCTCTCACCAAAGGGCCTTTAGGCGGCCGCTGCTGACCAGTGGAGACCAGGCAACGGACCTGTTCAGCAGCGCCATCGCTGTACTCGCTCATGACAACAGCCGTGATCCCCTCCTGATTTATGCCAATGCCACCGCTCTGCGTCTCTGGGAGCGGTCTTGGCAACAGATGATTGGCATGCCCTCCCGTTACACGGCCGAGGAAGGAGCGCGTGAGCAACGAGCTTCTGCCCTTCAACGGGCGCAGAGTGAGGATGCTTTCGAGGGCTATAGCGGCGTGCGGGTGTCACGAACCGGTCAACGATTCATGATCAACAACGCAAGAATCTGGACCCTCTGGGATGACAAAGGACGCCACTGCGGGCAAGCGGCAGCGTTTTCCAATTGGTATTGGCTCTGA
- a CDS encoding Hsp20/alpha crystallin family protein yields the protein MITLRQSPFDLFERLDQQLSQVERVPAAEIYETENHYSIHLELPGVVHDSIDVKASDRSLSVSAERLNPQANAAGEAEASADHTLLSEFRYGNWSRSFRFAHSLDRDALRASYRDGILTIEAPKTDNRTTVSVKVES from the coding sequence ATGATCACCCTTCGTCAATCACCGTTTGATCTGTTTGAACGTCTCGACCAGCAACTTTCACAGGTCGAACGTGTGCCAGCCGCTGAAATTTACGAAACGGAGAATCACTACTCCATTCACCTGGAACTGCCCGGGGTGGTTCACGACAGCATCGACGTGAAAGCCAGCGACCGCAGTCTCAGCGTCAGCGCTGAGCGTCTGAATCCTCAGGCCAATGCAGCCGGTGAGGCCGAGGCGTCGGCAGATCACACCCTGCTCAGCGAGTTTCGCTACGGCAACTGGAGTCGCAGTTTTCGCTTCGCCCATTCTCTCGACCGCGATGCGCTGCGTGCCAGCTACCGCGACGGCATCCTCACCATCGAGGCTCCCAAAACGGACAACCGCACCACCGTGTCGGTGAAGGTGGAAAGCTGA